TCCGATATCGCCGAGGCCGAGAACCGCCGACCCGTTGGAGACGACGCCGACGAGATTGCCTTTCGCCGTGTACTGAAAGGCATCTCCCGGCTCGTCGGCAATATCCAGACACGGCGCGGCAACGCCCGGCGAGTAGGCCAAACTGAGGTCCCGCTGTGTGTTGGTCGGTTTGGTTGTCGCGATCTCTATCTTGCCCGGCGGATCTTGGCGGTGGTACTCCCTTGCATCGTCATCCATTCCCATACTACTCCGTTCGGTTCACGAGTCAAAAAGGTATGTATGAAGGTATCATGCTAAAATTGACATAGATCGAAGCACGTCGCTGTCGGTCGACTAACTGGCCACAGTTAGGTTTCACAGCCACGAGATACACCTCTCTGCTGGCTGATTAGATCGCTCTGTGGTTAGTCATCTGCAGGCTGTGGACTGCCGTGCTGGTGTGATCTCGTGTATTGTTGGGTCGTGTTCAGTCCGAGTCGGTCGTTGGTGAGTGCGATACTTTCGGCGGCGGTTTTGTGGCCGACGAGCGCGCGGATCGCATCGATGTTTTCGGGCACAACGTTCGCCTCTTGGTGGATCGATTGGAACAGGTACAGGTCGTTGCCCTCCATCGCAATCGACTCCTCCCAGAGACAGTTCTCCCACAGATCCCCCCTCGGTCGACCGGCGTCTTTGGCGAACTCTTTGAGTTTGGCAGTGCCGTCGATGCTCAGCTCCGGTGGCACGACAAAGAGCCGCGACTGTCTCGACAGCAGATCAGCAATTGCCGCAACCGACGGCGCGGACTCAAGTGTGAGGTTCACACTGTGCAAGTGCATGAGCGTTGCTGGAACGGTCACTCCGAGGGTGTCGATATCCACATCGGGGAAGATCGTCTGGACGTCAGGCCCGTGGTGTGAGGGAAGGGTCACCGGGTCCGGGAGAATGTCGTTGATCGGCCCGCGGTCAGTTTCGCCGGGGTCGCCACCACGCCGAATGAGTGTCGCCCGCGCTTTGTCGACGCCATACTCCCGGTCAATCGGCTCTAGGAGCCGCGAGAGTCCGGTCGTGTTGCAGGAGACGACACGAAGCAGGTCCGCGCCCACAGCGTCGTCGTAGTTTGCCTGAGCGACGAAACTTTCGTCGACAGTGTCCGGGGATTCACCGCCCTGAAGGATCGCTGGCGTGTCGTGTGCCTCGTAGAGCGAGCAGTTCTCCGCACCGACGCCCGACGGGGTGGCGTCGACGATTACGTCGCTTTCGTCGACGAGATCTGTAACCTCTCCGTGGAGATCAAGTCCGGCCTCAGTGAACTGGTGGGACCGCTCCGGGATCGCACTGTACAGCGGGTATCCCTTTTGAGCCGCCGTCTCGGCTTCGAAGTTTGGACGGGTTTTCGCCACGCCGATGAGTTGCATGTCGGGCTGGAGACGGATTCCGTCGGCAACACGTTTACCGATGGTTCCGTATCCATTCACCCCCACACGTATCATACTCCTATCTGCAGTGGCCGCACACATAATATTTCCGGTAAGTTTCAATGAGAAATTAACTCTGCGCCGAGTAACTCGTTGCGTATCGATTATGAGAGTACTAGCTATCGAATAAGATTGGTCGCCCGAACAATCACACGTTGCTAGGAATCCAGAACCTCCGGATTCGCGATATACTGCCGGTCGACGGCTTCTCCATTCAGAATTCGGAGCATATTTTTCGCGGTGGTTTCGAGCATCTCGGTTCGCGTTTCGACTGTTGCGCCCGCCAAGTGCGGTGTTACCGAGGCCGTCTCACAGTCGAAGATCGGATCGGTCGACTCCGGGGGTTCGCTGGGATAGACATCGATCACTGCACCGCCGATGGTCCCTGTTGTGAGTGCCTCGACCAGTGCGTCGTGGTCGACAACCCGACCACGGGCAGTGTTGATCAGCACGGCCGTCTCTTTCATCCGGTCGAAGGCCGCCGCGTCAATCATGTGGGTCGTCTCCTCAGTCAGTCGGACGTGGAGGCTCACGAAATCCGACTCCGACAACAAGTCATCCAGTTCAACTCTTTGCCCGCCGATTTCGTCGATTCGCTCTTGGTCGACGTAGGGATCGGCGACGAGGAAGTCGACATCGAACGGTTTGAGCCGTTTTGCGGTTTCGTAGCCTGCGGCCCCAAGGCCGACGATACCCACCGTCTTGTTTCGGAGTTCGGTTCCCCACCAGTCGGGCGACCGCCAGCCACCCGACCGGACGTGATCGCTGGCGTCCTGAAGATCACGAATATGCGAGATCACCGAGCCGACGACGAACTCCGAGACTGCAACCGCGTTCATTCCGGGCGTGAAAGCGATGACAACGTCGTTTTCGGTTGCAGCATCGAGATCGATGTTGTCGAGTCCGGAGCCGGGTCGACCGATCACACGCAACTCCGGGGAGGCCTCGAACAGCGTCGACGTATACTGGTTTTCCGAGTGGACGAACAGCCCGCTGGCACCCTCGGCGTACTCGATCAGCTCGGCATCGGTGTACTTGGTTTTCGGGACCACATCGAGATCGACATCGTCAAATGCGGATTCGATACGATCAACTGATCGAAAACTCACGATTTTCTCAGTCATCGACTGATTGTTCGCAACGACGGTATGTGACTTATTCGCCTCCTGATATACGATTGTCGACTATATCTTTCAGTTATGAATCTCTCCAGTATACCTGTCGTCACTCTGACTAATGTATGACTGAACTGGCGTGTTGGGCAGTTGGGGCT
This sequence is a window from Halohasta litchfieldiae. Protein-coding genes within it:
- a CDS encoding type II glyceraldehyde-3-phosphate dehydrogenase, which encodes MIRVGVNGYGTIGKRVADGIRLQPDMQLIGVAKTRPNFEAETAAQKGYPLYSAIPERSHQFTEAGLDLHGEVTDLVDESDVIVDATPSGVGAENCSLYEAHDTPAILQGGESPDTVDESFVAQANYDDAVGADLLRVVSCNTTGLSRLLEPIDREYGVDKARATLIRRGGDPGETDRGPINDILPDPVTLPSHHGPDVQTIFPDVDIDTLGVTVPATLMHLHSVNLTLESAPSVAAIADLLSRQSRLFVVPPELSIDGTAKLKEFAKDAGRPRGDLWENCLWEESIAMEGNDLYLFQSIHQEANVVPENIDAIRALVGHKTAAESIALTNDRLGLNTTQQYTRSHQHGSPQPADD
- a CDS encoding NAD(P)-dependent oxidoreductase, giving the protein MTEKIVSFRSVDRIESAFDDVDLDVVPKTKYTDAELIEYAEGASGLFVHSENQYTSTLFEASPELRVIGRPGSGLDNIDLDAATENDVVIAFTPGMNAVAVSEFVVGSVISHIRDLQDASDHVRSGGWRSPDWWGTELRNKTVGIVGLGAAGYETAKRLKPFDVDFLVADPYVDQERIDEIGGQRVELDDLLSESDFVSLHVRLTEETTHMIDAAAFDRMKETAVLINTARGRVVDHDALVEALTTGTIGGAVIDVYPSEPPESTDPIFDCETASVTPHLAGATVETRTEMLETTAKNMLRILNGEAVDRQYIANPEVLDS